A genomic window from Triticum urartu cultivar G1812 chromosome 7, Tu2.1, whole genome shotgun sequence includes:
- the LOC125523357 gene encoding probable RNA methyltransferase At5g51130 produces the protein MATTAAPEGVAQPPSAAKGPKGEAERKQSDAQGRGGNGGGGGGGGGGGAGGGGGGRGKKRKNKGGAFIYGNYRNYYGYRIDRNVGEDPRLEIFKKEWFAGKDCLDIGCNQGLVTIGIATKFECRSILGVDIDKGLIDLANWNLRRISRTGNVAPESAKVHNSSDSTAQSCPEEVVSEMPNGNISKDEQPDLFEIVSFRSENFVQSKHKYAEQYDTIMCLSVTKWIHLNWGDDGIITLFVKIWSLLRPGGIFIMEPQPWTSYRKNRLVSEFAKENFKYICIYPEKFREVLLDKVGFRSAEVITNRLVGSVAGFDRPIEVYYK, from the exons ATGGCCACCACGGCTGCGCCGGAGGGCGTCGCGCAGCCACCTTCCGCTGCCAAGGGGCCCAAAGGAGAGGCGGAGAGAAAACAGAGCGACGCACAGGGAAGAGGAGGAaacggcggtggtggtggtggcggcggcggcggtggtgcaGGTGGTGGGGGCGGAGGTAGAGGGAAGAAGCGGAAGAACAAGGGAGGTGCCTTCATCTACGGAAACTACAGGAACTACTACGGCTACCGA ATTGATCGTAACGTTGGTGAAGATCCCCGCCTTGAGATATTCAAGAAGGAGTGGTTTGCAGGCAAGGATTGTCTCGATATTGGATGCAACCAAGGTTTGGTCACAATCGGTATAG CGACGAAGTTTGAATGTCGAAGCATCCTTGGAGTTGACATCGATAAAG GTTTGATTGACCTTGCTAACTGGAATTTAAGAAGGATATCTCGAACAGGCAATGTGGCTCCAGAAAGTGCCAAGGTCCATAACTCGTCAGACTCCACAGCTCAGAGCTGTCCAGAAGAAGTGGTATCTGAAATGCCAAATGGAAATATTTCTAAGGACGAACAACCTGATCTTTTTGAAATTGTCTCTTTTCGGTCTGAAAATTTTGTACAGAGCAAACACAAATATGCAGAACAGTATGACACCATCATGTG TTTGAGCGTGACAAAATGGATCCACCTGAACTGGGGTGATGATGGCATAATCACTTTGTTTGTGAAGATATGGAGTCTTCTAAGACCG GGAGGGATTTTTATCATGGAGCCTCAACCTTGGACCTCGTATAGGAAAAACAGATTAGTGTCAGAG TTTGCCAAAGAAAACTTCAAATATATCTGTATATACCCTGAGAAATTCCGGGAGGTACTTCTTGATAAG GTAGGATTCAGGTCAGCAGAGGTGATTACCAACAGATTGGTCGGATCCGTCGCTGGTTTTGACCGCCCAATTGAAGTTTACTACAAATGA